GGGGGCGACTCGAGTGCGTACACGGCAATCGTCGCGACGGGCGAGGTGGACGCGCGAGCGGTTTCGACGGCCCTCGCGGCGCTGAGCATCGCGGACATCGAGGTGGTCGCCGCCGGGTTCGAACCCGAAACGCTCGTCGTCGCGGTCGAGCGACTCGACGGAGCGAACGCCGTTCGGGCAATCGAGGGCGTCCTGGAGACGGCACTCGAGTGAGGAGGAGCGTGTCGGTCTCGAGTGAGGCGAATCCCACGTCAGTACACCGGTGCGACGGAGAAGACGGCGTAGGCACCGACGGTCGAGACGATCGGGATCACGTGCTGGAGCGTGAGCACGCGGGCGCTCTCGAACGGGTCGAACTCGAGTTCGGGTTCGGACGAGTCGTTCTTCGACGCGATGGCTCCCCTGGCCTCAGCAGGGTCGAGGCCGCCATCGCCGATGGGAGCGCGTATTCTGCCGTTGGAACCGTCGTCGCTGCGGAGTGTCCGACTCCACCCGAGTCCCGCGATGGAGACCGTCGCGACGATCACGAAACTCGCGGGGATTCCCAGCAGTGAGAGTGTAGTGATGATAACCCCACTGACCGTCGACGCAACGAGTGCGGCAGGGAGGGGGAGTTCGACGATCTCGTTGCCCAGCGTCTCGATGGTTCGTCGAGCGATCGTCAGCGCACCCAGGGCGACGGCGGCCGATCCCAGAACGATGCCGGCCGACATGTCGAGTACGCCACCGCCGATCAGCGGCGCGACGATGTTCGCGATGTTGGAGGTGCCGGAACTGAACGCCATGAGACAGCCAACGGCGACGACTACGCCCCCGGCCAGTAATTCGTCGCGCTGGCTCGAGGTGACGGTTATCGAGGGAATCGTTCCAGATTGGTCCAGGGCGAACAGTGGTTCGTTCGAACTCGACTCCGAGATCCAGTCGGCGATCCGCTGGTAGGAGAAGTACCCGATGGCTACCGAGACAGCGAACCCAGCAATCGGGGCGACGACCCACCAGAAGACGATCTCGCGCATCGTTGCCCACTGCAGTTCGCCGCTGGCCACGCCCAGGCCGGCGATTGCCCCGACGGTGGTCATCGAGGTCGACGCGGGGACACCAGTTCGATTGCCGGCGAACAGCGCGAGGCCGATGAGGCCGAGGATGACGATACTCGACTCGAGCGTGAAGAGCGACGAATCGTGGAGTACCTGCTGCCCGAGCGTGTCGACGACGCGACGACCGATCGTCGCCGCACCGAGGCCGAAAAAGACGGCCATCAACCCCCCAGCGACGACTTTCGGTACGAGCGACGCCCCGACGGCGGGTCCGAACGCCGGCGCCGTCGTCGAGCCCCCGATGTTGAACCCAACGAAGACGGCGATCAGAAGCGCGAAAATCAGCAGTGGCTCGGGCATTGTCTCAACGTTTCGAAATCCGTTGATAACGCTTCTTCCAAAACAACTTGGTGGGATGAGCGTGGAACGCAAGCGGCCGGATGATTGAGTAGGCCCGTGTCGACGGTCGACACCCCATCCGACGCTTTAAGGTTTGCCCGCGAAGACACTCGAGTAATGACCCTGCACGTGACGAATACGTTGACGGGCGAAAAAGAGCCGTTCGAGCCACAGGATCCCAACAACGTCCTCCTCTACTACTGTGGCCTGACGGTTTCGGACCCGCCCCACCTCGGGCACGCTCGCTCGTGGGTGCACGTCGACGTGATGCACCGCTGGCTCGAACACACCGGCTACGGCGTGCGTCACGTCGAGAACTTCACCGACGTCAACGAGAAAATCGTCGCCCGCGTCGGCCAGGACGACCTCGGAGACGACGAAGCCGAGGTCGCCACAACCTACGTCCAGCGGACGATCCAGGACATGCGCTCGCTGAACCTCCTGCGGGCAGAAGTGTACCCCCGCGTCTCGGAACACATCCCCGAAATCATCGACCTCGTGGACACGCTCGTCGAGTCGGACTACGCCTACGAGTCCAATGGCTCGGTCTACTTCGACGTGACGACGTTCGAGGAGTACGGAGAACTCTCGAACCAGGACATCGAGTCGATCGAAGCCCAGGGCGAACCCGACGAACAGGCCGAAAAGCGCCACCCCGCCGACTTCGCGCTCTGGAAGGCAGGTCCAGTCTCGGAGGCGGCCGTCCACGAACACAGCAAAGGTGCGACCTGGAAGGAGACGCCGACCGGCCAGACCTGGGACTCCCCGTGGGGAGAGGGGCGTCCTGGATGGCACATCGAGTGCTCGGCGATGAGCATGACCCACCTCGGAGAAACTCTCGATATTCACGTCGGCGGCCGGGACCTCGTCTTTCCCCACCACGAGAACGAGATCGCCCAGAGCGAGGCCGCGACGGGCCACCGGTTCGCCCGCTACTGGCTCCACTGTGAGTTGTTCCAGATGGGCGAGACGAAGATGTCCTCGAGTCTGGGCAACTTCGTGACCGTCGACGAAGCCGTCGAGAAGTGGGGGACAAACGTCCTCCGAACGTTCCTCACCGCGGGGGCGTACAACAGTCAGCAACTCTACAGCGACGAGACCATTGCGGAGGCCGAGGAGCGCTGGGAACGCCTCGAGCGCGCCTACGACGCCGCCGTCGACGCGCTCGATTCCCCCATAGCAAAGTCGAAATTCGCCGACGAGGAACTTCGTGAGTCTGTGGCCGCTGCGCGGGAGGCCTTCACCGAGGCGATGAACGACGACTTCAACACCCGCGAGGCACAGTCGGCCCTGCTCGAGGTCGCGAGCGCGGCGAACCGACATCTCGAGGGCGTCGACGGAGAGAGCGGACCGGGGGCGTACGACTACCAGGGCCTGAATCGAGCCGTCGAAACCCTCGAGGACCTCGGCGGCGTGCTCGGGTTGACCTTCGGCGGCGCCGATGCGAGCGGTAACGTCGAACTCGCGGGCGAGGTCGTCGACCTGGTCCTCGAGATCCGCGAGCAGGAACGAGACGCGGGCAACTACGAGCGCGCCGACGAACTGCGCGACGAACTCGAGGCCATCGGCGTCGAGGTCCAGGATACGGACGAGGGGCCAACGTTCCGGCTTCCGTGACGGCGGCTGTTCACGTCACACTCCCTGGTTCGACCGTCGTCAGGGTCCGTGACGGGCTCGAAACCCGTGTTCGTCGCGAAGGCAGAAACGAGCGCAGCGGGTATACTCTTGCGATAGAAACGAGAAGGCGAGGCGGGCTGGCGACAGCGGAGCGGGCGACCACCGAGTACGACGATGCCGTGTTACGGTAGCCGCCGCGAGGGCTACCGGTCCGAGGCAGTAGGCATCTCCTGTTGTGCTTCCAGGTTCGAAAAGTCGGAGAGATCGCTCGTACACCAGTGGCAGAACTCGAGATCCATGTCGAGTTCCTCCCCACAGTACGGGCAGTGTGTGAGGGTCCCGTCGGGCGCGGGTGTTCGCCGGACGACCTGATTGTGCGCCACCGCGAGTAGATACGCGTCGACGACGCTGAGAATCGCGACGAACACGAGCGGGGACAATTCCGCCAGATTGCCGCTCTCGCCGGCCGCGAGCGCCTCGAGCGTGGTCGTCTCGACGAACAGGATGCTGACGCCGAACAGGAAAACGATCCAGCCCAGCGCACGCCGCCAGCGGCGGAGGTAACAGTGACCGAAGCCGGTGACGAGTACACCGAGTAACGCGGCGAGCCACGGGCGCTTCTTCGAGAACGACCGATCCATAGGTTAACTAACCAGTTGGGTGGCTATAAGCCTTCACGTTCATGTTCATGTTTACGTTCACGTTCATGCCGTCGAATCCGTCCCCCCCCCCCCCGCACGAAACGACGTGGTCGGGAGTCGCCGACTCACAGCCCGAGGGCGGTCGCGATTGGGACGCCAGCCCACAGTGCGCCGACGAGATAGCCACCGATCGCTCCCGAATTGAGCAGCGGCAATCCGGCGTGCGGTCGGCCCTTGAGGACCATGGCCATCAGGACCAGCAGCCCCGCGAGCGTGCCCAGCACGCCACCCAACGCGGGCGCGTTGAGCGTGATCAGCGGGACATCGAGCGAGCCGACATCGAGGAAGGACGCGGCGCTGGCGACAAGGATGGTCGGGATGACGGCGTCACCGAGACCGATGAAGAGGGCGTCGCGAACGCCTTCGGGTTCTGCGTCCGGTTCTGGCCTGGGCTCTGTTCGCTCCAGCTCTCGTTCGTTCTCGACGGCCTCGGAATCGGTCGGTTCGACGGTGGAGCGTTCGAAATCGTCCGCATCGGCTTCCGAGGAACTGCCGTTGGTCGTCGCCGTCGATCCCGCGCCTCGATCTTCGATCTCACCGGGCACATCGCCAGCCTCGAGGAAGGAGTACGACAGCGAGGTCGGGACGACGAGGACGACGGGAATGTGCAGGTCCATCACGCCCTCGGCGAGGTCGAGCATGTGTTCCGTTCGATAGACGCTGATCGCGTCGTAGACGGCGAGCACGACGAGCAATACGAGAGCGGGCAAGAGGCCGAAGCTAATCCCGAAGAGGCCGGCCGCGCCCGCGCCCATGACGACGCCGGCGATGTCGATGACGTACCACTCGGGATAGATCACGAGGGCGGCTCCGACGCCCAGCGAGACGAGGAGGGGGAAGACACCGATCGAGCCGACCGTGGCGACGGACGGGAGAATCTCAGCGAAGACGAACCACGAGAGCAAGACGCTGACGCCGACGATGAGCCCCCGAATGATCCACTGGAGGTCGTACTTGAACGCCGCGAGCATGAACGCTGTCATCACGAGAATCGCCCCGACGTAGACCAGGCTGTTCGTCGGGTCGGAGGGGTCCTCGACGGCCTGCATCTCGGCGGCGGTGAACGGTTCGACGAGCGCGAGCGCGCCGAACTGGACGCCGATAAAGAGCAGGCAGGTGAATCCAACCGCGCTGCCCAACCGAATCCGCTCGTTCATGGGTCGCGATTTGACCGGCCGTCGTATTGGTGTTGCGTTCTCGAGGCAGGCAATCTTCCGTCCGAATTCACCGACATCGCGGCGCTCGCCGGCGGCGGCGGACTCACCCTCGAGTAGCTGTGGCGTCGGGTGCCCGGGGACGAAAACGCCGCCGATCAACGCACGAGGTACCTGGATCGGCCACTGAACGTATCATTTCGTAGAAACGAAGCGGGGCCCGGTTTCGTGAACGGTTATTTTCGACCCAGGGACGTGGTCCGTTGCTCCCGGCGCAATCGTCTCACGAGTACCGTTTCGATGTCGAAATTGAGTTACCGAAACAGTAGATAACTGGGTAGCGTCAAAGGGCCCGCGTATGTCAGACCACAGCCGACGAACGTTTCTCCGGCGTACCGGGCTAACGATCACCGCCGGAAGTGCCCTCGCCGCAGCGAGTGGGACGACTGCCGTCGCGTCGACGACGGCCGCCGACCCGGGCGACTGGCCTTCCCTCGGAGGGAGGCCCGGAAACAACGCACGGGTCGCATCGGGAATCGACGACCCCGGGTCTCTCGAGGTCGCCTGGTCGTGTGACTGCGGCGGCCACGTCGCGGTCGTCGACGAGACGGTCTACCTCCGAGCGGACGACGGCTCCGTACACGCCTACGAAGCCGAGGACGGGTCACAGCTGTGGCAAACCGACGACCTCGGCGCCGATCGAACGCCAGCGTTTGCCGACGGAACCGTCTACGTCGGCGGCGACGGCCTCACCGCGGTCGACGCCGAAGACGGCGACGTTCGCTGGCAGCGAGACCTCGAGTACAGCGACGGAATTCGGTCGCCTAACGTCGCGGACGAAACCGTGTTCGTCGTCGGCGACGGCGTCCTCTACGCGATCGACGCCACAAGCGGCGAAGCGCACTGGCAGTTCGAACCGGACGACGGGGAGCTACACGAAATGTCGGTCCCGATCGACGACGGCGTCGTTTTCGTCGCGGACGAGACGCGCCTGTACGCCCGTGAGGCCAGCGACGGCTCCGAACGCTGGACGTTCGACCTCGAGGCCAACGACGACGATGGACAGTTCAGTACGGTCACGCCGGTCGTTGACTATGGCATCCTGGCCGTCGGTTACCAGGACGAATCGGACGCTGGACTCTCCTACCACGATGTCGAATTCGGAGGTCGAATCGCTCGCGTGGCCGGTCGAGCGCACAACCACCCACCCGTGATCGGCTCTGAACTCGTCTACACCGTCGACGGGACGAACAACGACACCGCTACGGGCCACGACATCGAGACGGGAGAGAAAGCGTGGGATCCAGAGCCGTCCGGCGAAGGGACCAGTCCGCTCATCATCGACGAAGAGCACGTTTACGCCGGTCTCGAAAGTGGCCCAGGATCGACCGATGGGGACGAGGAGTCCTGGATGCGGTTTTTCGCGTTCGACGCCTGGGACGGCTCCGTCGAGTGGGAGAGAGACACCAGGACGGTACTGAGTCCCCTCGCACTCGTCGACGAAACGCTCTACGTTGGGAGCGTCGACGGCGAGGCGCTGGCTGCGTTGCGACCGGACGGCGAGGGCAACGACGGAAAGAACGGAGACGACGAGTCCGACGGGGGGAGCGAGATCGACGATGATACCGACGAAGAGGACGGCTCCAACGAAAGAGGGGATTCTGACGACGGTGGTTCCGAAAACGATTCCAGTGATATCAGCGAGGGCAACGAGAGCGACAGTACCGACGACTCGAGCGGTTCTGATGAGACGGACGACTCCAACGACACCATCGGCTCCAACGACTCCAGCGACGAATCCGCAACCGAAGATGGCGGATCGTCGGCCGACGAAACGGACGACTCGACCCCCGGATTCACCGGCGTTGGCGCGCTCGCCGGCGGTGGACTCGCCTTCGAGTGGCTGCGACGCCGAGTCGACGAAGACGAACACGAGGAGTAACGACTCGAGACTGACCCGAGGAGTACCAATTCGAGGGCGATCCGAGAGTAACGATACCAGGCAGACATCGACTGCCACTACGCCAGAGATCCGCCACTACGCCAGAGATCCGCCACTACGCACGAAACGCACGACGTTATCGTGCATACAGCGTCGACCCGACGAGGCCGGGCAGGTGAACGCTCGACTGCGGCGTAACCGCGAGATACGGTCGGTCGACCGGACCGAACACGTCGACGACGCGACCGACGGTTTCGAGAGAGTCGTCCAGGACCATCGTGCCAATGGCGTTTCGTCCGCTATCGTCGCCAGTACCGCCCCCGCCGTCGTTGCCGTCGTCCCCGTCGCCCACAGGCTCAGCCCGCAATACTGCGAGCCCCTGGGCCGTCCGGACGACCGTTCCAATCCGCCGCATCACTCCCGCAGCGCGACGACGTACGCCGCGACTGCCTGGACGAGGTCGTTCTTTGTCGAATCGTCGGTTCCGCGGACGACGACCCGCCCCCGGGGCACCCAGTGCTCTCGCGAGTATGCCTTGTCGCGTTCGACGGTCGCGTCGTAGCCGATCTGCTGGACGGCCTTCGCGATTTCCTCGACCGTCGGCTCTTCGACTGCCAGCTCGAGGGGTACGCGTCGCCCCTCGGCCCGCGTGCGGGTGGAATCCAGGTACGCGGGCCAGATGACGTTCTCGACCATGGGCCAACTCGGCGGGCGGGTGAGTAAACGCTTTTCAAAACGAGATGGCGCGCGCAGACGATGCGAAATCCGGTCTCGACTCGGTATGCGGCGTGGAATCGCGACTCGAGTGCCGTCACGAGCGTTACCGAGGGTCGACCCCTCGGTCGCTTGGGACGTGGTCGGCTGAAAGTCTGCTCGCCGTGGTGGAAGTCCAGGCGTTCGGTGAACCTACCTGGCCTGTAGT
This region of Natronosalvus halobius genomic DNA includes:
- a CDS encoding H/ACA ribonucleoprotein complex subunit GAR1, producing MRRIGTVVRTAQGLAVLRAEPVGDGDDGNDGGGGTGDDSGRNAIGTMVLDDSLETVGRVVDVFGPVDRPYLAVTPQSSVHLPGLVGSTLYAR
- a CDS encoding zinc ribbon domain-containing protein, with amino-acid sequence MDRSFSKKRPWLAALLGVLVTGFGHCYLRRWRRALGWIVFLFGVSILFVETTTLEALAAGESGNLAELSPLVFVAILSVVDAYLLAVAHNQVVRRTPAPDGTLTHCPYCGEELDMDLEFCHWCTSDLSDFSNLEAQQEMPTASDR
- a CDS encoding inorganic phosphate transporter, whose amino-acid sequence is MPEPLLIFALLIAVFVGFNIGGSTTAPAFGPAVGASLVPKVVAGGLMAVFFGLGAATIGRRVVDTLGQQVLHDSSLFTLESSIVILGLIGLALFAGNRTGVPASTSMTTVGAIAGLGVASGELQWATMREIVFWWVVAPIAGFAVSVAIGYFSYQRIADWISESSSNEPLFALDQSGTIPSITVTSSQRDELLAGGVVVAVGCLMAFSSGTSNIANIVAPLIGGGVLDMSAGIVLGSAAVALGALTIARRTIETLGNEIVELPLPAALVASTVSGVIITTLSLLGIPASFVIVATVSIAGLGWSRTLRSDDGSNGRIRAPIGDGGLDPAEARGAIASKNDSSEPELEFDPFESARVLTLQHVIPIVSTVGAYAVFSVAPVY
- a CDS encoding presenilin family intramembrane aspartyl protease PSH encodes the protein MNERIRLGSAVGFTCLLFIGVQFGALALVEPFTAAEMQAVEDPSDPTNSLVYVGAILVMTAFMLAAFKYDLQWIIRGLIVGVSVLLSWFVFAEILPSVATVGSIGVFPLLVSLGVGAALVIYPEWYVIDIAGVVMGAGAAGLFGISFGLLPALVLLVVLAVYDAISVYRTEHMLDLAEGVMDLHIPVVLVVPTSLSYSFLEAGDVPGEIEDRGAGSTATTNGSSSEADADDFERSTVEPTDSEAVENERELERTEPRPEPDAEPEGVRDALFIGLGDAVIPTILVASAASFLDVGSLDVPLITLNAPALGGVLGTLAGLLVLMAMVLKGRPHAGLPLLNSGAIGGYLVGALWAGVPIATALGL
- the srp19 gene encoding signal recognition particle subunit SRP19, with the protein product MVENVIWPAYLDSTRTRAEGRRVPLELAVEEPTVEEIAKAVQQIGYDATVERDKAYSREHWVPRGRVVVRGTDDSTKNDLVQAVAAYVVALRE
- the cysS gene encoding cysteine--tRNA ligase, which gives rise to MTLHVTNTLTGEKEPFEPQDPNNVLLYYCGLTVSDPPHLGHARSWVHVDVMHRWLEHTGYGVRHVENFTDVNEKIVARVGQDDLGDDEAEVATTYVQRTIQDMRSLNLLRAEVYPRVSEHIPEIIDLVDTLVESDYAYESNGSVYFDVTTFEEYGELSNQDIESIEAQGEPDEQAEKRHPADFALWKAGPVSEAAVHEHSKGATWKETPTGQTWDSPWGEGRPGWHIECSAMSMTHLGETLDIHVGGRDLVFPHHENEIAQSEAATGHRFARYWLHCELFQMGETKMSSSLGNFVTVDEAVEKWGTNVLRTFLTAGAYNSQQLYSDETIAEAEERWERLERAYDAAVDALDSPIAKSKFADEELRESVAAAREAFTEAMNDDFNTREAQSALLEVASAANRHLEGVDGESGPGAYDYQGLNRAVETLEDLGGVLGLTFGGADASGNVELAGEVVDLVLEIREQERDAGNYERADELRDELEAIGVEVQDTDEGPTFRLP
- a CDS encoding PQQ-binding-like beta-propeller repeat protein, encoding MSDHSRRTFLRRTGLTITAGSALAAASGTTAVASTTAADPGDWPSLGGRPGNNARVASGIDDPGSLEVAWSCDCGGHVAVVDETVYLRADDGSVHAYEAEDGSQLWQTDDLGADRTPAFADGTVYVGGDGLTAVDAEDGDVRWQRDLEYSDGIRSPNVADETVFVVGDGVLYAIDATSGEAHWQFEPDDGELHEMSVPIDDGVVFVADETRLYAREASDGSERWTFDLEANDDDGQFSTVTPVVDYGILAVGYQDESDAGLSYHDVEFGGRIARVAGRAHNHPPVIGSELVYTVDGTNNDTATGHDIETGEKAWDPEPSGEGTSPLIIDEEHVYAGLESGPGSTDGDEESWMRFFAFDAWDGSVEWERDTRTVLSPLALVDETLYVGSVDGEALAALRPDGEGNDGKNGDDESDGGSEIDDDTDEEDGSNERGDSDDGGSENDSSDISEGNESDSTDDSSGSDETDDSNDTIGSNDSSDESATEDGGSSADETDDSTPGFTGVGALAGGGLAFEWLRRRVDEDEHEE